The following proteins are co-located in the Pseudomonas cavernae genome:
- the pyrR gene encoding bifunctional pyr operon transcriptional regulator/uracil phosphoribosyltransferase PyrR: MNLPTPAALLPQMAAVLNQHLLDRQIAAPRFIGIHTGGVWVAEALLQALGRDDELGVLDVSFYRDDFTQSGLHPQVRPSALPFEVEGQHLVLIDDVLMSGRTIRAALNELFDYGRPASVTLVCLLDLNARELPIRPDVVGATLSLAPHERIKLLGPAPLRLEQKTLAPAAN; encoded by the coding sequence ATGAACCTACCCACGCCCGCCGCACTGCTGCCGCAAATGGCCGCGGTGCTGAACCAGCACCTGCTCGACCGGCAGATCGCCGCGCCGCGCTTCATCGGCATCCACACCGGCGGCGTATGGGTCGCCGAGGCCCTGCTCCAGGCCCTCGGCCGCGATGACGAGCTGGGCGTGCTGGACGTGTCCTTCTACCGCGACGACTTCACCCAGAGCGGCCTGCACCCGCAGGTGCGCCCCTCGGCTCTGCCCTTCGAGGTCGAAGGCCAGCACCTGGTGCTGATCGACGACGTACTGATGAGCGGGCGCACCATCCGCGCCGCCCTCAACGAACTGTTCGACTATGGCCGCCCCGCCAGCGTGACCCTGGTCTGCCTGCTCGACCTGAATGCCCGCGAGCTGCCGATCCGCCCGGATGTGGTCGGCGCCACCCTGTCGCTCGCCCCCCACGAGCGGATAAAATTGCTCGGCCCCGCGCCGCTGCGCCTCGAGCAGAAAACCCTCGCACCCGCCGCCAACTGA
- the ruvX gene encoding Holliday junction resolvase RuvX: MSTSTAKPLRLLLGFDYGSKQIGVAVGQVVTGQARELCVLKAQNGVPDWQKVEALIREWQPDALVVGLPLNMDGSPSEMSERAEKFARRLHGRFNLPVHTHDERLTTFEAKGQRLAQGQRGGYRDNPVDALAAALLLQGWLEQHL, from the coding sequence ATGAGCACGAGCACGGCCAAGCCCCTGCGTCTGCTGCTGGGTTTCGATTACGGCAGCAAACAGATCGGCGTCGCGGTCGGTCAGGTCGTCACCGGCCAGGCCCGTGAGCTGTGCGTGCTGAAGGCGCAAAACGGTGTGCCCGACTGGCAGAAGGTCGAGGCGTTGATTCGCGAATGGCAGCCCGACGCCCTGGTGGTCGGTCTGCCGCTGAACATGGATGGCAGCCCGAGCGAGATGAGCGAGCGAGCGGAAAAATTCGCCCGCCGCCTGCATGGCCGCTTCAACCTGCCGGTGCACACCCACGACGAACGCCTGACCACCTTCGAAGCCAAGGGCCAGCGCCTGGCCCAGGGCCAGCGCGGCGGCTACCGCGACAACCCGGTCGATGCCCTGGCCGCCGCCCTGCTGCTGCAGGGCTGGCTGGAACAACACCTGTAA
- a CDS encoding YqgE/AlgH family protein, which yields MKDAAPSYLKHHFLIAMPHMADPNFAQTVTYLIEHNAEGAMGLVINRPNGLNLADVLEQLRPDDTPSARSQSQPIYAGGPVQSDRGFVLHPAGVQFQATLELGELALSTSQDVLFAIADGSGPTKSLIALGYAGWEAGQLEAELVDNVWLTCPADSHILFDLPHEQRLNAAAERLGVNLSLLTSQAGHA from the coding sequence ATGAAAGACGCCGCCCCCAGCTATCTCAAGCATCACTTCCTGATCGCCATGCCGCACATGGCCGATCCGAACTTCGCGCAGACCGTCACCTACCTGATTGAACACAACGCCGAAGGCGCCATGGGCCTGGTGATCAACCGCCCCAACGGCCTCAACCTTGCCGACGTGCTCGAACAACTGCGCCCCGACGACACCCCCTCGGCCCGCAGCCAGAGCCAGCCGATCTACGCCGGCGGCCCGGTGCAGAGTGACCGCGGCTTCGTCCTGCACCCGGCCGGCGTACAGTTCCAAGCGACCCTGGAGCTCGGCGAGCTAGCGCTGTCGACCTCGCAGGACGTGCTGTTCGCCATCGCCGACGGCAGCGGCCCGACGAAAAGCCTGATCGCCCTCGGCTATGCCGGCTGGGAAGCCGGACAACTGGAGGCTGAACTGGTGGACAACGTCTGGCTGACCTGCCCGGCGGACAGCCACATCCTCTTCGACCTGCCCCATGAGCAGCGTCTGAATGCCGCCGCCGAGCGCCTGGGGGTCAACCTCAGCCTGCTGACCTCGCAGGCCGGCCACGCCTGA
- a CDS encoding energy transducer TonB, with translation MNAAATPPEFPATGVRPADRLGFTLFIAAALHLALLLGVGFTLVEPSQLSKTLEITLSTFKSEKKPKQADFLAQDNQQGSGTLEHKAKPKTTVQAPFQDTEVKRVTPPAAPPPSAQQVAPKAAVATRKPQPQKTPVKREQTKPAPQPSTAPTFDSAQLSAEISSLEAELANEQQLYAKRPKIHRLSAASTMRDKGAWYKEEWRKKIERIGNLNYPEEARRQQIHGNLRLLVSINRDGSLYEVQLLESSGQQVLDQGAMRIVRLAAPFAPFTGDLADIDRLEIIRTWRFERGDRLSSN, from the coding sequence ATGAACGCAGCCGCTACTCCGCCCGAATTCCCTGCCACCGGCGTGCGCCCGGCGGATCGCCTGGGCTTTACCCTGTTCATCGCCGCCGCGCTGCACCTTGCGCTGTTGCTCGGCGTCGGCTTCACCCTGGTCGAGCCCAGCCAGCTCAGCAAGACCCTGGAAATCACCCTGTCCACCTTCAAGAGCGAGAAGAAGCCCAAGCAGGCGGACTTCCTCGCCCAGGACAACCAGCAGGGCAGCGGCACCCTGGAGCACAAGGCCAAGCCGAAGACCACCGTGCAGGCGCCGTTCCAGGACACCGAGGTCAAACGCGTGACACCACCCGCCGCACCGCCGCCCAGCGCCCAGCAGGTGGCGCCGAAAGCGGCGGTCGCCACGCGCAAACCGCAACCGCAGAAGACTCCAGTCAAACGCGAGCAGACCAAGCCGGCACCGCAGCCGAGCACGGCGCCGACCTTCGACAGCGCGCAATTGTCCGCGGAAATTTCCAGCCTCGAGGCCGAACTGGCGAATGAGCAGCAGCTCTATGCCAAGCGCCCGAAGATCCACCGCCTGAGCGCCGCCTCGACCATGCGCGACAAGGGCGCCTGGTACAAGGAGGAATGGCGCAAGAAGATCGAACGCATCGGCAACCTCAACTACCCGGAAGAGGCACGCCGCCAGCAGATCCACGGCAACCTGCGCCTGCTGGTGTCGATCAACCGCGACGGCAGCCTCTACGAGGTGCAGCTGCTCGAGTCCTCCGGTCAGCAGGTGCTCGACCAGGGCGCCATGCGTATCGTGCGCCTGGCCGCGCCGTTCGCGCCGTTCACCGGCGATCTGGCCGACATCGATCGCCTGGAAATCATCCGCACCTGGCGCTTCGAGCGCGGCGACCGCCTGTCGAGCAACTGA
- the gshB gene encoding glutathione synthase has product MSVRLGIVMDPIARIAFKKDSSLAMLLAAQARDWSLFYMEQQDLYQVAGEARARIRPLKVFADPQHWFELGEESDIALSELDVILMRKDPPFDMEFVYSTYLLEQAERAGVLVVNRPQSLRDCNEKLFATLFPHCTPPTVVSRRPDILREFADQHRDIILKPLDGMGGSSIFRHREEDPNLSVILETLTAHGTQQIMAQAYLPAIKDGDKRILMIDGEPVPYCLARIPAAGETRGNLAAGGRGEARPLTERDRWIAAQVGPTLREKGLLFVGLDVIGDHLTEINVTSPTCIREIDNAFDTRIGEHLMDAIAAKLAQR; this is encoded by the coding sequence ATGAGCGTTCGCCTTGGCATAGTCATGGACCCCATTGCGCGCATCGCCTTCAAGAAGGACAGCTCGCTGGCCATGTTGCTCGCCGCCCAGGCCCGCGACTGGTCGCTGTTCTACATGGAACAACAGGACCTTTATCAAGTGGCTGGCGAGGCCCGTGCGCGCATTCGCCCACTCAAGGTGTTCGCCGATCCGCAGCACTGGTTCGAACTCGGCGAGGAAAGCGACATCGCCCTCAGCGAACTGGACGTGATCCTGATGCGCAAGGATCCGCCGTTCGACATGGAGTTCGTCTATTCCACCTACCTGCTGGAACAGGCCGAGCGCGCCGGCGTACTGGTGGTCAACCGTCCGCAGAGTCTGCGCGACTGCAACGAAAAGTTGTTCGCCACCCTGTTCCCCCACTGCACGCCGCCGACAGTGGTCAGCCGCAGGCCAGACATTCTGCGCGAGTTTGCCGATCAGCATCGTGACATCATTCTCAAACCCCTGGATGGCATGGGCGGATCTTCGATCTTCCGTCATCGCGAAGAGGATCCCAATCTCTCGGTGATTCTCGAAACCCTGACCGCCCACGGCACCCAGCAGATCATGGCCCAGGCCTACCTGCCGGCGATCAAGGACGGCGACAAGCGCATCCTGATGATCGACGGCGAACCGGTACCCTACTGCCTGGCGCGCATTCCCGCCGCCGGCGAAACCCGTGGCAACCTGGCCGCCGGCGGGCGCGGCGAGGCGCGGCCGCTGACCGAGCGCGACCGCTGGATCGCCGCCCAGGTCGGGCCGACCCTGCGCGAGAAGGGCCTGCTGTTCGTCGGCCTGGACGTGATCGGCGACCATCTGACTGAGATCAATGTCACCAGCCCGACCTGCATCCGCGAGATCGACAATGCCTTCGACACGCGCATCGGCGAGCACCTGATGGACGCCATCGCCGCCAAACTGGCGCAGCGTTGA
- the pilG gene encoding twitching motility response regulator PilG, translated as MEQHSEGLRVMVIDDSKTIRRTAETLLKKVGCDVITAVDGFDALAKIADTHPSIIFVDIMMPRLDGYQTCALIKNNSAFKSTPVIMLSSKDGLFDKAKGRIVGSDQYLTKPFSKEELLGAIKAHVPDFIPVEQAS; from the coding sequence ATGGAACAGCATTCCGAAGGTTTGAGGGTCATGGTGATCGACGACTCCAAGACGATTCGTCGCACCGCCGAAACTCTGCTCAAGAAAGTGGGGTGTGATGTCATCACTGCAGTCGATGGCTTCGATGCGCTGGCCAAGATCGCCGATACCCACCCCAGCATTATCTTTGTCGACATCATGATGCCGCGCCTCGACGGTTATCAGACCTGCGCGTTGATCAAGAACAACAGTGCGTTCAAATCCACGCCGGTGATCATGCTGTCCTCCAAGGACGGGTTGTTCGACAAGGCCAAGGGCCGCATTGTCGGCTCCGACCAATACCTCACCAAGCCTTTTAGCAAGGAAGAGCTGCTGGGCGCGATCAAGGCTCATGTACCCGATTTCATTCCGGTAGAACAAGCCTCCTGA
- the pilH gene encoding twitching motility response regulator PilH: MARILIVDDSPTEMYKLTAMLEKHGHQVLKAENGADGVALARQEKPDAVLMDIVMPGLNGFQATRQLTKDADTSHIPVIIVTTKDQETDKVWGKRQGARDYLTKPVDEDTLLSTLNAVLVG; this comes from the coding sequence ATGGCTCGAATTCTGATTGTTGATGACTCGCCGACCGAGATGTACAAGCTCACCGCCATGCTCGAGAAACATGGCCATCAGGTACTCAAGGCGGAGAATGGCGCCGACGGCGTGGCCCTGGCCCGCCAGGAAAAGCCCGATGCGGTGCTGATGGATATCGTCATGCCGGGGCTGAATGGCTTCCAGGCAACCCGGCAGCTGACCAAGGATGCCGACACCAGCCACATTCCGGTGATCATCGTCACCACCAAGGATCAGGAAACCGACAAGGTCTGGGGCAAGCGCCAGGGGGCGCGCGACTACCTGACCAAGCCGGTGGATGAGGACACGTTGCTGAGCACCCTGAATGCGGTGCTGGTCGGCTAA
- a CDS encoding chemotaxis protein CheW gives MADTQTPFQLLFEIDQRCRLLAAGLPSQQALVQTWSGIGFRMGEQLFVAPMGEVGEVLHEPRFTLLPGVKSWVKGVANVRGRLLPVMDLCGFFGHELSPLRKQRRVLVVDHQEVFAGLTVDEVFGMQHFPVNSFSEQLPPLEAAIAPFIYGVFQREQPWLVFSPHALAQHQGFLDVAV, from the coding sequence ATGGCGGACACGCAAACTCCCTTTCAGCTTCTCTTCGAGATCGACCAGCGTTGTCGGCTGTTGGCGGCAGGCTTGCCGTCGCAGCAGGCGCTGGTGCAGACCTGGAGCGGTATCGGTTTTCGCATGGGCGAGCAGCTGTTCGTCGCGCCGATGGGGGAAGTCGGTGAAGTTCTGCATGAGCCGCGCTTCACGCTGTTGCCCGGGGTGAAAAGCTGGGTCAAGGGCGTGGCCAATGTGCGCGGCCGACTGTTGCCGGTGATGGACCTATGCGGCTTCTTCGGTCACGAGCTGTCGCCACTGCGCAAGCAACGGCGGGTCCTGGTGGTCGACCATCAGGAGGTTTTCGCCGGGCTGACCGTCGACGAAGTATTCGGCATGCAGCACTTTCCGGTGAACAGCTTTTCCGAGCAGTTGCCGCCGCTCGAAGCGGCCATTGCACCCTTCATTTATGGTGTGTTCCAGCGCGAGCAGCCCTGGCTGGTATTCAGCCCACATGCGCTGGCGCAGCATCAGGGCTTCCTTGACGTGGCGGTCTGA
- a CDS encoding methyl-accepting chemotaxis protein, with protein MKKLNAGSLLAGMRSSTLIAGLFIVLIVSIVLLFANFAYLNTQSNYDKEYISHSGELRVLSQRIAKNATEAAAGKAEAFALLKDARNDFEKRWNILVSGDESTGLPSAPAAVQAEMAAVQQDWDSLRKNSDAILASEQTVLSLHQVAATLAETIPQLQVEYEEVVDILLESGAPADQVSVAQRQSLLAERILGSVNKVLAGDADSVQAADMFGRDASLFGRVLKAMVEGNAAMKITKVSDSEALERLGEISELFEFVSGSVDEILETSPELFQVRESANNIFTGSQTLLDKASSLAAGFENLAGGRHLNTLAGYVLGALALASIILIGLVMVQSTRSRLAETAEKNERNQAAILRLLDEIADLADGDLTVAATVTEDFTGAIADSINYSIDQLRDLVLTINQTAVQVAAAAQETQATAMHLAEASEHQAQEIAGASAAINEMAVSIDQVSANASESSAVAERSVAIANKGNEVVHNTITGMDNIREQIQDTSKRIKRLGESSQEIGDIVSLINDIADQTNILALNAAIQASMAGDAGRGFAVVADEVQRLAERSSAATKQIEALVKTIQTDTNEAVISMEQTTSEVVRGARLAQDAGVALEEIEKVSKTLAALIQNISNAARQQASSAGHISNTMNVIQEITSQTSSGTTATAKSIGNLAKMASEMRRSVSGFTLPEATEPA; from the coding sequence ATGAAAAAACTCAATGCAGGCAGTCTATTGGCAGGTATGCGCAGCAGCACGCTGATCGCGGGGCTCTTCATCGTCCTGATCGTGTCCATCGTGCTGTTGTTCGCCAACTTCGCCTACCTCAACACGCAGTCGAACTACGACAAGGAGTACATCAGCCACTCCGGTGAGCTGCGCGTACTCTCCCAGCGGATCGCGAAGAACGCCACCGAAGCGGCGGCCGGTAAGGCCGAGGCCTTCGCCTTGCTCAAAGACGCGCGTAACGACTTCGAGAAGCGCTGGAACATCCTGGTCAGCGGCGATGAGTCCACTGGGTTGCCGTCGGCACCGGCGGCGGTGCAGGCCGAAATGGCCGCCGTGCAGCAGGACTGGGATAGCCTGCGGAAAAACTCCGACGCCATTCTGGCCAGCGAACAGACCGTGCTGTCCCTGCACCAGGTAGCGGCAACCCTGGCGGAAACCATTCCGCAGCTGCAGGTCGAGTACGAAGAGGTGGTCGATATCCTCCTCGAAAGCGGCGCGCCGGCCGACCAGGTTTCCGTCGCCCAGCGTCAGTCGCTGCTGGCCGAACGGATTCTCGGTTCGGTGAACAAGGTGCTGGCCGGTGACGCCGATTCGGTGCAGGCCGCCGACATGTTCGGCCGTGACGCCAGCCTGTTCGGCCGGGTGCTCAAGGCCATGGTCGAAGGCAACGCGGCGATGAAGATCACCAAGGTCAGCGACAGCGAAGCGCTGGAGCGGCTGGGCGAGATCTCCGAGCTGTTCGAATTCGTTTCCGGTTCGGTGGACGAGATTCTCGAGACATCGCCGGAACTGTTCCAGGTGCGGGAATCCGCCAACAACATTTTTACCGGCTCGCAGACCCTGCTGGACAAGGCCTCCAGCCTCGCCGCCGGCTTCGAGAACCTGGCCGGTGGGCGTCACCTGAACACCCTGGCCGGTTATGTGCTGGGCGCCCTGGCCCTGGCCTCGATCATCCTTATCGGTCTGGTGATGGTGCAGAGCACCCGTTCGCGCCTGGCGGAAACCGCCGAGAAGAACGAGCGTAACCAGGCGGCGATCCTACGTCTGCTCGACGAAATCGCCGACCTCGCCGACGGTGACTTGACGGTAGCGGCAACGGTAACCGAAGACTTCACCGGCGCCATCGCCGACTCGATCAACTACTCGATCGACCAGCTGCGCGACCTGGTGCTGACCATCAACCAGACCGCCGTGCAGGTGGCTGCCGCAGCCCAGGAAACCCAGGCCACGGCGATGCACCTGGCCGAAGCCTCCGAGCACCAGGCCCAGGAAATTGCCGGCGCCTCCGCGGCGATCAACGAGATGGCGGTGTCGATTGACCAGGTATCGGCTAACGCCTCCGAGTCTTCGGCGGTAGCGGAACGCTCCGTAGCCATCGCCAACAAGGGCAACGAGGTGGTGCACAACACCATCACCGGCATGGATAACATCCGTGAGCAGATCCAGGACACTTCGAAGCGGATCAAGCGCCTCGGTGAATCGTCCCAGGAGATCGGTGACATCGTTAGCCTGATCAACGACATTGCCGACCAAACCAACATTCTCGCCCTCAACGCCGCGATCCAGGCGTCCATGGCCGGCGACGCCGGCCGCGGCTTCGCCGTGGTAGCGGACGAGGTCCAGCGCCTGGCAGAACGTTCCTCGGCGGCGACCAAGCAGATCGAGGCGCTGGTCAAGACCATTCAGACCGACACCAACGAAGCGGTGATCTCGATGGAGCAGACCACCTCGGAAGTGGTCCGCGGTGCCCGTCTGGCGCAGGACGCCGGGGTGGCCCTGGAGGAGATCGAAAAGGTATCCAAGACCCTCGCGGCCTTGATTCAGAACATCTCCAACGCCGCCCGTCAGCAGGCCTCCTCGGCCGGCCACATTTCCAACACCATGAACGTGATTCAGGAAATCACCTCGCAGACTTCCTCGGGTACCACCGCCACCGCCAAGAGCATCGGTAATCTGGCCAAGATGGCCAGCGAAATGCGCCGCTCGGTGTCCGGTTTCACCCTGCCAGAAGCCACGGAACCGGCCTGA
- a CDS encoding CheR family methyltransferase: MQPSVVWALKPLADMSAAEFHDWQTLLEERTGVVISEQRRAFLQTNLSARMRELGVDDYADYYRRVTDGPRGALEWSTLLDRLTVQETRFFRHRASFELLAEYLPARLGERPLALWSVGCSSGEEAYSLAISAAEVLRAADSSAQFGVTATDISLNALSKAQAGLYSARRLEALDLELCQRYFLPQADGRFKVVPSLAARVCCARLNVLELAKAPLSGMDVIFCQNLLIYFRRWRRREILNRLAERLAPGGLLVIGVGEVVGWQHPDLVPVADERVLAFTRKG; this comes from the coding sequence ATGCAGCCAAGCGTAGTCTGGGCCTTGAAGCCGCTGGCCGACATGTCGGCGGCGGAGTTCCATGATTGGCAGACGTTGCTCGAAGAACGCACCGGTGTGGTGATCAGCGAACAGCGCCGAGCCTTCCTGCAGACCAACCTGAGTGCGCGCATGCGCGAGCTGGGGGTCGACGACTACGCCGATTACTACCGTCGGGTTACCGACGGGCCGCGTGGCGCGCTGGAGTGGTCGACCCTGCTGGATCGCCTGACCGTGCAGGAAACCCGCTTCTTTCGCCATCGGGCATCTTTCGAACTGCTCGCGGAATATTTGCCCGCACGTTTGGGCGAGCGCCCGCTGGCGTTGTGGAGCGTCGGCTGTTCCAGTGGCGAAGAGGCTTATTCCCTGGCGATCAGTGCCGCCGAAGTGCTGCGCGCCGCCGACAGCTCGGCGCAGTTCGGGGTCACCGCCACCGACATCAGTCTCAATGCGCTGAGCAAGGCGCAAGCCGGGCTGTATAGCGCCCGTCGTCTGGAAGCGCTGGACCTGGAGCTGTGTCAGCGTTATTTCCTGCCTCAAGCCGATGGACGCTTCAAGGTAGTACCGAGTCTGGCGGCGCGGGTGTGCTGCGCCCGGCTCAATGTGCTGGAGCTGGCCAAGGCGCCGCTATCCGGTATGGATGTCATCTTCTGTCAGAACTTGCTGATCTATTTCCGCCGCTGGCGCCGCCGCGAGATCCTCAACCGCCTGGCCGAGCGCCTGGCGCCGGGTGGTCTACTGGTGATCGGGGTCGGGGAAGTGGTCGGTTGGCAACATCCGGACCTAGTGCCGGTGGCCGATGAACGAGTGCTGGCTTTTACCCGGAAGGGGTAA